The DNA sequence ATTTGATGGCATTAGCGCGGCGATCGCCCGTAATGCTGATTTATTATTGGTAGATACTGCTGGAAGACTGCAAAATAAGAAGAATTTAATGGAGGAGTTGGCAAAAATTCGCCGTATCATCGATAAAAAAGCCGTGAATGCCCATGTAGAATCTTTGGTGGTTTTAGATGCAACCCTCGGACAAAATGGACTGCGTCAAGCTCAGGTGTTCTCTGAGGCGGCAGATTTAACAGGGGTGGTATTAACTAAGTTAGATGGTACTGCTAAAGGGGGAGTGGCGATCGCTGTTTCCCAACAATTAAATCTCCCTATCCGCTTTATTGGTGCGGGGGAAGGGATAGAAGATTTACGCCCTTTTTCTAGTTTTGAATTTGTGGAGGCTTTATTATCTCAATAGTTTTTTTGGCGTTGCTGATTTTAGGTATGATTTCTCGTTGGGAAAGGGAATAGGGCATCTCGACTTCGCTCGATAACCACGGGGAATAGGGAACAGTTGTAATATTTAGGGGTCTTAGTTTTTTGTGTAATTGAACTATATTTCATACCATAACCCGTGCAATGCCGTTTTTTTTGGAGGGTATTAGTTTTGTCCTCATCTTTTTCATGGGTAGTTAACTTAAGTTAGGGATAACATTTTTAGCCTTTTAAATGAAGATATAAACAATTGAATCGTTAAATTATTGTCATACCCAATCCGATATGGAAGATATATCATTACTCGCCTTGCAATAAATTACAAGGCTAACAGTTTATCATTGAATATGAAATACTTAAATGTTTACGACAAATAAAACCTCTCAAATAAAATCCCAGCCTAATTAACTTCAATTTAGGTTAAAACCCTTGACCATTCCTTTAAGAAGTCAGATGATTTTTAAAGGCAAAAGCCACTAATTCGGTGCGATTTTGGGAGTCGGTTTTTTTGAGCAAATTGGCAACGTATTTTTCAATGGTTTTGGGGCTAAGATATAGCTGATGGGCGATTTGAACATTGGATAAACCTTCAATAATCAAGGCTAAGACTTCCTTTTCTCGTTGGGTAAGATGAAGGGTACAAGAAGGAATATGATTATTATTTGTCCTAGGGGGGTTATCATGGTTAAATAATCTTTCGGCTTGGATAATTTGCGATCGCTCCAGGAGATGTTTAACAATAGCAATTAATTCCATAGGCTCAAAAGGTTTACCCAAATAAACATCACACCCAGCCTCATAACCGTTAATTTTTGACTCCATACTATCTTGCTGAGTAAGGAAGATTACAGGCAATAAACGAAAAGGGGGGAAATTTCTTAATTCCTGCACCAGCTGATAACCGTCTTTGTGGGGCATTTTGATGTCAGAAATCAGCAGATGGGGATGACATTCCATGGCTAAAGATAGTGCCTTTTCTCCGTCATTGGCTAAAATAACCGAATAAC is a window from the Cyanobacterium stanieri LEGE 03274 genome containing:
- a CDS encoding response regulator transcription factor; protein product: MPLQILVTDDDSTIQNLVKDCLELEGYSVILANDGEKALSLAMECHPHLLISDIKMPHKDGYQLVQELRNFPPFRLLPVIFLTQQDSMESKINGYEAGCDVYLGKPFEPMELIAIVKHLLERSQIIQAERLFNHDNPPRTNNNHIPSCTLHLTQREKEVLALIIEGLSNVQIAHQLYLSPKTIEKYVANLLKKTDSQNRTELVAFAFKNHLTS